One Mercurialis annua linkage group LG3, ddMerAnnu1.2, whole genome shotgun sequence DNA window includes the following coding sequences:
- the LOC126671044 gene encoding putative defensin-like protein 263, producing MAKACLKMVLLFFVASHCILLSIALSCVSNGDCLHYGCDIGNHPICSNNECTCVPDSLDAVHYCHNDNDCKPLCPPNCGITNCIGGRCICSC from the exons ATGGCAAAAGCTTGTTTGAAGATGGTGTTACTATTTTTTGTGGCATCACATT GCATCTTACTATCAATAGCATTATCATGTGTATCTAATGGAGACTGTTTACATTATGGATGCGACATAGGAAATCATCCTATTTGTTCTAACAATGAATGCACATGCGTACCAGATTCACTAGATGCAGTACACTATTGTCACAATGATAATGATTGCAAACCTCTTTGTCCTCCAAATTGTGGAATTACAAATTGTATTGGTGGAAGATGTATTTGTAGCTGTTAA
- the LOC126671045 gene encoding putative defensin-like protein 263, whose amino-acid sequence MAKTCLKMAILFLVASHCILLSMACASNGDCLYYRCDVGNHPICSKNQCTCVADSLDGVQYCHNDKDCKPLCPPNCGITNCIGGRCICSC is encoded by the exons atgGCAAAAACTTGTTTGAAGATGGCAATACTATTTCTAGTTGCATCACATT GCATTTTACTCTCAATGGCATGTGCATCTAATGGAGATTGTTTGTACTATAGATGTGATGTTGGAAATCATCCAATATGTTCTAAAAATCAATGCACATGCGTAGCAGATTCACTGGATGGAGTTCAATATTGTCACAACGATAAGGATTGCAAACCTCTTTGTCCTCCAAACTGTGGAATTACAAACTGTATTGGTGGAAGATGTATTTGTAGTTGTTAA